In the Alphaproteobacteria bacterium genome, CGCCCGCTTCGGGATCGCCGCCATGCCGCCATAGGCAATGCGCGCGCCCGCGATGCGCGTACCGTCGATGCGCAGCTTGAACGCGCCCATCACGGCCGAGATATCGGAGTCGAAGCGTTTGGAGATCTTGTAGCAGCGGAAATGCTCGCCCTCGGTGAACTTCGGAATGCGCACCACGCGCACGAATTCGCCCGTCTGGCGGTCCTGCTTGCCGTAATCGATGAAATAATTTTCCAGCGGTAGCGTGCGCGGCCGCTCGCCGCGCTGCAGGCCGAGTGTTGCGCCGAGCGCGATCAGCGCGGGCGGCAGGTCGCCGATCGGCGAGCCGTTCGCGATGTTGCCGCCCACGGTCGCGGCCATGCGGATCTGCGTCCCGGCGAAGCGGCGCATTAGCTCGCCGAGGTCGCGGTCGAGCGCCGTTAGATAGGGCATGGCCTCGGTGTGGGTCACGATTGCGCCGAAGCTCACCGCATCGCGCCGGTCCTCGATCTCGTCGAGGCCCTTCACGCGGCCGAGCCAGATCACTTTGGGCAGGTCGCGCAATTGTTTCGTCACCCACAGCCCAACGTCGGTCGATCCGGCGATCAGTGTCGCGTCCGGATGCGAGAAATAGAGCTTGGCGAGCGCCATGATGCTGGCGGGCGCCGCGAAGAAACGTTCGCGCGTGCCGATGAAGATATCCTCGCTATCGCGCAGCGCGGCGAGAGCCCTCCGTGCCTCATCCTCGCCCGCCGAAAACCAGTCATCCGGCGGCAGTGCGCAGGCCGATAGCGCCGCATCGACGATTGGCCGATAGCCGGTACAGCGGCAGAGATTGCCGGCAATCCAGTCGTTGACGCGCTGCCGGTCCACCGGCCGCGAATCCGTCCGGTGATAGAGCGCGAACAGCGCCATCACGAAGCCGGGTGTGCAGAATCCGCATTGCGAACCGTGGAGATCGACCATCGCCTGCTGCACCGGATGCAGCGTGCCGTCGCGCGCGAGGTCCTCGGCCGTGATGATCTCGCAGCCGTCGGCTTGCCCCACCAACAGGATGCAGGCGTTCACTGGCTCATAGACCAGCCGCTCGCCGCGCAACCGCCGCAGCACCACCGTGCAGGCGCCGCAGTCCCCCTCCGCGCAGCCTTCCTTGGTGCCGGTCGCGCGCTCGGTGAGCCGCAGGTAATCCAGCAGCGTGAGCGTCGGCGAGGCTCCGGAGAGCTTCACCACCTTGCCGCGCCGCAGGAACCGGATGTCGCCGCGCATCAGCTGCCCCGGTAGGTCGAGTAGGCGAACGGCGAGACGAGCAGCGGGACGTGGTAGTGCGCGTCCTCGGACACGCCGAAGCGCAGCGGCACGACGTCCAGAAACGGCGGATCCGGGAGCTTGGTGCCCACGCGGCGGAAATACTCGCCGACGTGGAACGTAATCTCATACTGGCCGCTCGCGAACGCCGCGCCCTCCAGCAGCGGCTTGTCGCAGCGTCCGTCCGCATTGGTGACGGTTTCGGCAATCACCTTCGGGGCGCCGTCAAGCCGCGTGAGAATGACTTTCAGCCCCGCCGCCGGCCGTCCGGCCGCGGTATCGAGCACATGCGTCGTAATTCGTCCCATTCGCACGCGTACCCTGCCGGCGCATCCGGCCGACGAAGCATGTTCCAACAAAATGCCGCCCCGCGAAAGGCTTCAATTTGGGAGCCGTGTGCGGTGAAAAGCGGCAGCAACTGGCTTACCGGCCTTCGTCCTCGGCCGCGAGGGCGGCGGCGAGCGCAAAACGCGACTCTTCGAGCGCTTGCGCCGGCCCAAGTCCACGCATGTTGTAATAAAGATCGCGTCCGAGCCGCAGGATGTCCGGATTGTGCGCGCTCGCGTGTTCGGCGCTGGCGATCGCACGATCCAGGACCTTGTCGCGCGAAACGACTTCGTTGACGAGATGGAGCCTATGCGCCTCGGCGGCATCCATGAGTCGCGCGCTGTACACAATATCGAACAGCACCTTCTTGGGCAGCGCGTCCTTGACGATGGCGAGCGCGAGGAAGGGAAATAGCCCCTTCGCGGCCTCGGGAAGTCCGAGCGTCGCGTCTTCGGCCACGACCGCGAGGTCGCAGGCGACGACCACGCTGAACCCGCCCGCATGCGCATTGCCGTTGACCGCCGCGATCAACGGCTTGCCGAGCCGCGCCATGGCCTGTGCCATGTCGATGAAGGCCCGCGCGAATTCATGGCGGCCGGCGTTGGTCGGGCCGGCGCTGCGATAGTCCCCCGCCGAGACAGAACGCGTCGCCCTCTCCCGTGAGCACGCAAGCGCCGACATCGGGGGACCGCCGCGCGCTTTCGAGCCCGGCGGTGATTTCCTCCGCCATCGCCTGCGTGATGCGATTGCCGTGGTCCGGGCGCCGCATCCGGATGATCTGGACGCGACCCCCGCCGTTCGATGGAGGTCTCCGCCAAGCTAGGGAACCAGGATCAGCGACCCGGTGGTCTTGCGGCTTTCGAGGTCCTCGTGCGCCTTCCTGGCATCCTTCAGCGGATATGAACCTGCGACATCGATCTTGACCGCGCCGGAGCCGACCACGTCGAACAGGTCAGCCGCGATGGCGAGCAGATCCTCGCGTTTGGCCGCATAGTGGTTGAGCGTCGGACGGGTTGCGAACAAAGAGCCCTTGAACTGCAGCAGGTTGATATTGAACGCGTCGATCTGCCCGGAAGAAGCGCCGAACGATACGAACATGCCCAGCGGCTTCAGGCAGTCGAGCGAGCCCGGAAACGTCGTCTTGCCGACGCCGTCATAGACCACGTCGCACATCTTGCCGCCGGTGATGTCCTTCACCTTGGCGACGAAATCGTCGTTCTTGTAGAGAATGACGTGGTCGCAGCCGTTCTTCTTCGCAAGCTCTGCCTTGTCCTGCGAGCCGACGGTGCCGATCACGGTCGCGCCGAGATGCTTCGCCCACTGGCACAGGATCAGGCCGACACCACCGGCCGCCGCATGCATCAGCACCGTATGGCCTTTCTCGACCCGGAACGTGCGTCGCACGAGGTATTGGGCCGTCATACCCTTCAGCATCATGCCCGCCGCCTGCTGGTGGCTGATATTGGACGGCACCTTCACGGCGCGGTCCGCCGGAACGTTACGCTCGGCTGCATAACCGCCGAACGGGAAGACCGCTGCGACACGGTCGCCGACCTTGATGTCGGTCACGCCCGGCCCGACCGCGATCACGTCGCCCGAACCTTCGTTGCCGGCGATGAACGGATAGCCGTGGGGCGGCGGATACGCGCCATTGCGGAAATAGACGTCGATGAAGTTGATACCTGCGGCGCCCTGCTTGACGCGGACCTGGCCCTGCCCCGGCGCCGGAATGTCGACATCTTCGAATTTCAGAACATCCGCTCCGCCGGCCTTGGGAACGCGAACCGCCGCAACCATGGTGTCTCTCCCGTTAGGACGCGCCGTTGACGCCGGCGCGCTTCATCGCGGCCGGGATCATAGGTTTCGGCAACAAGGAAGCAAGGCGAAAGGCGATGGGCAGCTATCGCCCACCTGCAACGCGCACGTTCGTGCCGGTCGTGTAGGACGAGGCATCGGACAGCAGAAACAGCACCGTCTCGGCGACCTCCTCGGCGGTGCCTGCCCGCTGCAACGGGACAGTTGGCGCGATGCGCTCCACGCGGCCCGGCGGATGGATGTCGGTCAGGATAATGCCGGGCGCGACCGCGTTGACGCGGATGCCGTCGCCGGCAAGTTCTTTCGACAAACCGATGGTCATCGAGTCGACCGCGCCCTTGGAAGCCGCATACCAGACATATTCGCCGGGGCTACCCAGCACCGCGCCCATCGAGGAGATCATCACCATCGCGCCGCCCGGCCCGCCGTGCTTCTTCGACATGCGCAGGATCGCCGCCTTGGCGCAAAGCAATGCGCCGACAACGTTGAGCTCGAGCGTATCGCGGATGGTCTTGGCCTCGACCGCCTCCACGCGCGAATTCCCTCCGGTCGTGCCCGCGTTGTAGACGAGGTGGGTCAGCCGGCCGAGCTCCCTGTCGATCGTGGCGAAGGTGCGATCGATATCGGCCTCGCGCGCCATGTCGCCCTGAATGGCGACCGCGCGGCGACCCGCCCCGCGTACAGCGTGCAGCACCGCCTCGGCAGCCTTCTCGTCGCGCAGATAGTTCACCGCCACGTCATACCCGCGCGCCCCCCGCCAAACGGGCGACCGCCGCGCCGATGCCCCGGCTCGCGCCGGTCACAAGCAAAATGCTCACTGATGCCGCTCCCGCATGCCCTGCCGTTTGGTGCGCGCCGCATTGCGCGCACGATTGCGCCGCGCCAGCACGTTGAACAGCTCGACGATGCCGGCGAACGCCATCGACGAATAGATGTAGCCGCGCGGGATGTGGAAGGCGAATCCGTCCGCCACCAGCGCGAGCCCGATCATGACCAGGAAGGCGAGCGCCAGCATCTTGGTGGTCGGATGGTGCGCAATGAAATGTGCGACCGGGCCGGACGACACGTACATCACGATCATCGCGATCACCACCGCGGCGATCATGATCTCGATATCCTGCGCCATGCCGATCGCCGTGACGATCGAGTCGATCGAGAACACGAGGTCGATCACGACGATCTGCGCCACGACCATCGAGAAGGCGGCATGAACGCGCGCCGCGGGATCGTCCGGCTCGTCGGCCTCCACCTCGGCATGGATTTCGTGAGTGGCCTTGGCGATCAGAAACAGTCCGCCCGCGATCAGGATCAGGTCGCGCCAGGAAAAGCTCTGCCCCAGCACCCCGAACACCGGATAGGTCATCCGCATCAGCCAGGTGAGGCCAAACAGCAGGATGACGCGGAAGACGAGCGCAAGCGACAGCCCGATCTGGCGTGCCCGCCTGGCATCGCGCGGTGAGCAGCGCGACACCAGCACCGAGATAAACACGATGTTGTCGATGCCGAGCACGATTTCGAGCGCCGTCAAGGTGACGAGCGCGGCCCAGGCGTTGGGGTCGGTCAAAAGTTCAAGCATCGGTCCTTCGCAACAATCCCGCCCCCAGGAAGTAGAGCGCGATGGCACACAATGAACCGGTGATCCACGGGCCGGGCATCATGTCGCGCAACAGTGTGACGCAGGCGAGCACGCACCAGACGATCAGCAGCGCAATGGCAAGCCAGCGCCCACGCGCGACGCGGAGCGGGTGCACGAAAGGAATGGGAAGGAACGTGGCTATCGCGAGCAAGAAAATGGCAAGAGCCGTGATCCACGCGGGCGGCTCCAGCAGGAACAGGTAGAACAGCGGCACGTTCCACACCGCCGGAAACCCACGAAAATAGTAGTCCGAGGTTTTCATCTGCCGGTCGGCGAAATAAAGCGCCCCGCTGAGAATGATCGCAATCGCGCAGACAACCGCGAGCCAGAACGGCAGCAACCCACTCGCGACGACCGCGAAGGCCGGAATGAACACGTAGGTGAGGAAGTCGACGACAAGGTCCAGCACGTCCCCGGACCAGCGCGGCAGCCGCTCGGCAACCTCGAGCCGCCGCGCGAAGGTGCCGTCGATCCCATCGATAAGCAGCGCCGCGCCGAGCAGCCAGAACACCATGATCCAGTTGCGCTCGATCGCGGCCAGAAGCGCGAGCAGCGCAAGGACAGCGCCGGATGCGGTCAGGATGTGAACCGAGAACGCGAGCGCGTCCGAAATGCGGCTGCGCGTCGCGTCCGGCTCAGCGGGCATCGCTGCCCCAGTCGATGCGCAGCAGCTCGGCCGAGCGGCCGGCGAAATTCCAGTTGCGGCCGAAGGCGCGCACCCGCGAGGTCTCGGCGCGCGCGATGGTCACGTCGGGCCCGATCCAGTAGCCGGTGTTGCGCACCACGACATTCTCGTCCGCCGACTTGCCTTTGATCGGCTTCACCACGCCTTCGATGATCTTCGGGATCTGGAAGATGTGTGTGCCGTCCTTGATCTCGTAGTGGATCGGCTCGGTGCGCACACCGAGAAAGCTGCCGACGAGGATTTTCAGAAGGCCCGTCGAGCCGCCGGCCTTGCCAGAAAAGATTCGCGTCAGCGCCTTCACGGCATAGATCGAGGCCTTGTCATCGACATAGAGCGCAGCGGCCCAGTTGCCGCGCGCAAGCGGCCCCGGGATGTCGAGCAGCAGCCGGCCTTCACGCCCGCAAGATCCGTGTCCTCGTGGAATCCTTTATCGATCCGGAGCCCGGCCCAGGCCTGACAGCGCCCCTCGGTCGGCTCGTGCTGGCCGAGCGAGATCACGCACGGGCAAAAAACAGTGCAATTGCAGGAGAGAACGAAATCGCCGTTGAGCTTCCAGTTGTCCTTGTCAGGCACGCCCTGCTCCTACCCCGCTCGCGCCGGCCAGTGCGCGATGACTGAACTTGCGACGAACACCGCCCCCACAGCAATGAAGACAGTGCCGAGCGCGCGTGAAAACCGCGTCGTGGTGTTGATCTTCTCGATTGTCATCACTGTCCCGAGCGCCGCCATCCAGAGGACATTCATCACGCCTATCGCGAACATCAAGACCATCATGGCCCAGCAGCAGCCAAGGCAGTAAATGCCCTGGCGCAGGCCGAGCCGGAACACACCGCGCGTCTCTCCGGTCCAGTTGGCGAAGAAGAAGCGGAACGGATGCTGGCACTGCGTCACGCAGGCGTGCTTGAGCGCGGAAAACTGATAGGCGCCCGCCATGACGAAGACCGCCCCGGAAAACAGCGGGCTGGCGGAGCGCATCGCGGAATCCATGAGCGCAAAGCGCGCGAGCACGAT is a window encoding:
- a CDS encoding SDR family oxidoreductase yields the protein MAVNYLRDEKAAEAVLHAVRGAGRRAVAIQGDMAREADIDRTFATIDRELGRLTHLVYNAGTTGGNSRVEAVEAKTIRDTLELNVVGALLCAKAAILRMSKKHGGPGGAMVMISSMGAVLGSPGEYVWYAASKGAVDSMTIGLSKELAGDGIRVNAVAPGIILTDIHPPGRVERIAPTVPLQRAGTAEEVAETVLFLLSDASSYTTGTNVRVAGGR
- the xdhA gene encoding xanthine dehydrogenase small subunit, whose protein sequence is MRGDIRFLRRGKVVKLSGASPTLTLLDYLRLTERATGTKEGCAEGDCGACTVVLRRLRGERLVYEPVNACILLVGQADGCEIITAEDLARDGTLHPVQQAMVDLHGSQCGFCTPGFVMALFALYHRTDSRPVDRQRVNDWIAGNLCRCTGYRPIVDAALSACALPPDDWFSAGEDEARRALAALRDSEDIFIGTRERFFAAPASIMALAKLYFSHPDATLIAGSTDVGLWVTKQLRDLPKVIWLGRVKGLDEIEDRRDAVSFGAIVTHTEAMPYLTALDRDLGELMRRFAGTQIRMAATVGGNIANGSPIGDLPPALIALGATLGLQRGERPRTLPLENYFIDYGKQDRQTGEFVRVVRIPKFTEGEHFRCYKISKRFDSDISAVMGAFKLRIDGTRIAGARIAYGGMAAIPKRARNAEKALIETYLDRPDTLDEAVEALAQDFTPIDDLRASAKYRLHAARALLRRALTEIGGASTHTTRVVGFRETADVASA
- a CDS encoding enoyl-CoA hydratase/isomerase family protein, with amino-acid sequence MSALACSRERATRSVSAGDYRSAGPTNAGRHEFARAFIDMAQAMARLGKPLIAAVNGNAHAGGFSVVVACDLAVVAEDATLGLPEAAKGLFPFLALAIVKDALPKKVLFDIVYSARLMDAAEAHRLHLVNEVVSRDKVLDRAIASAEHASAHNPDILRLGRDLYYNMRGLGPAQALEESRFALAAALAAEDEGR
- a CDS encoding DUF2182 domain-containing protein; amino-acid sequence: MMLPTAAPMILTYADLAETAAAKGEPAASPLALTAGYILVWLGTAVGLAALQIVLARFALMDSAMRSASPLFSGAVFVMAGAYQFSALKHACVTQCQHPFRFFFANWTGETRGVFRLGLRQGIYCLGCCWAMMVLMFAIGVMNVLWMAALGTVMTIEKINTTTRFSRALGTVFIAVGAVFVASSVIAHWPARAG
- the uraH gene encoding hydroxyisourate hydrolase — its product is MGRITTHVLDTAAGRPAAGLKVILTRLDGAPKVIAETVTNADGRCDKPLLEGAAFASGQYEITFHVGEYFRRVGTKLPDPPFLDVVPLRFGVSEDAHYHVPLLVSPFAYSTYRGS
- a CDS encoding TerC family protein, whose amino-acid sequence is MLELLTDPNAWAALVTLTALEIVLGIDNIVFISVLVSRCSPRDARRARQIGLSLALVFRVILLFGLTWLMRMTYPVFGVLGQSFSWRDLILIAGGLFLIAKATHEIHAEVEADEPDDPAARVHAAFSMVVAQIVVIDLVFSIDSIVTAIGMAQDIEIMIAAVVIAMIVMYVSSGPVAHFIAHHPTTKMLALAFLVMIGLALVADGFAFHIPRGYIYSSMAFAGIVELFNVLARRNRARNAARTKRQGMRERHQ
- a CDS encoding CDP-alcohol phosphatidyltransferase family protein, with translation MPAEPDATRSRISDALAFSVHILTASGAVLALLALLAAIERNWIMVFWLLGAALLIDGIDGTFARRLEVAERLPRWSGDVLDLVVDFLTYVFIPAFAVVASGLLPFWLAVVCAIAIILSGALYFADRQMKTSDYYFRGFPAVWNVPLFYLFLLEPPAWITALAIFLLAIATFLPIPFVHPLRVARGRWLAIALLIVWCVLACVTLLRDMMPGPWITGSLCAIALYFLGAGLLRRTDA
- a CDS encoding quinone oxidoreductase; this encodes MVAAVRVPKAGGADVLKFEDVDIPAPGQGQVRVKQGAAGINFIDVYFRNGAYPPPHGYPFIAGNEGSGDVIAVGPGVTDIKVGDRVAAVFPFGGYAAERNVPADRAVKVPSNISHQQAAGMMLKGMTAQYLVRRTFRVEKGHTVLMHAAAGGVGLILCQWAKHLGATVIGTVGSQDKAELAKKNGCDHVILYKNDDFVAKVKDITGGKMCDVVYDGVGKTTFPGSLDCLKPLGMFVSFGASSGQIDAFNINLLQFKGSLFATRPTLNHYAAKREDLLAIAADLFDVVGSGAVKIDVAGSYPLKDARKAHEDLESRKTTGSLILVP